The DNA region AGAGGCCGTTCGCCAGCCCGTTGTGGGTCCCCCAGAAGTACGCGTTGCCGACGGCGACTGAGACGCCGACGCCGAGCAGTAGCGCTCGAACGCCGTGGCTCGAACGGTCGGCCGGGCCCGGCGCGGCCGGAGCGCCCGCGCGCCGCCAACGCACGGCGGTGACGCCGACGCCGACGGCCGCGAGAAGCGTTCCGACGCTTCCGGCGGCGACCCAGCCGGTGAACAGCATCGTCAGGGCTTCGACGGTGACCGTCGCCGCCAGTTCCGGGGTGTAGTCGACGACGTAGCCGAGAATCTCGCGCTCGCCGAAGCCGAGACCGTCGCGAGGGGCGAACACCTCGTAGGGGAACAGCAGCGGGTCGCCGGTCGTGACGGCGTTGTAGCCGAGCGTCAGCGCGACGAACGCGAGCCCGGGAACGGCGACGGCGGCGGTCCGCACCAGCGTCCCGCGGAGGCGGTCGGTGCCGAACGCGCGGAGCAGCACGGCCAGCGAGTGGACGATAAACGGCGCGGCGAACAGCACCGCCGTGAACTGCCGGGCGAAGAACGCCGCGCCGACGGCGACGCCCGCGACGAGCGCCCAGCGACTGCTCTCCTCTCTCACCGCGCGAACGTAGGCGACGGCGAAACAGAGGTTGAGAAACGTCGTCGGCGCGTAGGCGAGGTACACCGAGGACGTGAAGAGAAACAGCGGCGACGCGAGGACGAACGCGCCGGCGAGGAGGCCGACCCGTTCGTCGAACGCCATCCGCCCGAGGACGGCGACGAGCGCGACGCTCCCGGCGGCGACGACGACGAGCGCCGCGGCGTATCCGCCGGTGAGCGCCCGCGAGAGCGCGAAGACGGCGGGCACCGCCGGCGAGTACTTGCCGTACATCCGGAGCGTCTCGCCGCCGTCGTCGACGACGAAGAACCACGGTCTGACGACTTCCGCGAGCGCGCCCGGCCGGAGGAACAGGTGGCCCTCCAACAGCATCGCCGCCTGCGTGAGGTAGACCGCCTCGTCGTCGTTGACCGAGTAGTACGCGAACAGGTCGGTGACGAGCCAACCGACGACGACGGCCGCGAGAAGCGAGAGCCCGAGGACGCCGACGGCGAAGCCGCGACGCCGGAGAGAGGACTCGTCGGAATCGGACATCGAGAAGCGCCGACTCGGCCACGACATCAGCGGTCGACGACGGTGTCGGCTCCCTCGGGGAACCACGAGAGGTCGTGCGACGCCACCAGCGAGAGGGAGACGCGCTCGCCCCGGTCGAGGTGGACGTCGTGGTTGTGCATGCAGCTAACCGTCTCGCCGGAATCGAGTTCGATTTCGTACAGCGCCGTCGGACCGAGGTAGCGCCGGGAGGCGACGACGCCGTGGCCGTCGGAGTCGGGCGTCGCTTCGAGGTCATCCGGGCGGACGAGGAGCTCTATCGCCGAACCCTCGTACTCCGGCGCGAGGCCGTGAATCCGCTCGCGCGAGACGTCGCCGATGGCCGTCGAGACGGCGTCGCGGCCGACGGTGCCCGCGAGGAAGCTCGCGTGACCGAGGAAGCCGGCGACGAAGCGCGACTCCGGATGCTGAAACACCTGTTCGGGGCGGCCGATCTGTTCGATTCGGCCGGCGTTGACGACGGCGACGCGGTCGGAGATCGACATCGCCTCCTCCTGGTCGTGCGTGACCGAGACGGCGGTGACGCCCGCCTCCTTGAGGATGCGGCGGACCTCCTCGCGCATCCGGACGCGGAGGTCGACGTCGAGATTCGAGAACGGCTCGTCGAGCAGCAGCACGTCGGGCTCGGGCGCGAGCGACCGCGCGAGGGCGACGCGCTGCTGCTGCCCGCCGGAGAGCTCGTCGGGGTAGGAGTCGCGCTGGGCGTCGAGGTCGACGAGCGCCAGCAGTTCGTCGACCCGCGCCTCGCGGTCGCTCTCGTCCCACTCCTTCAGTCCGAAGGCGACGTTCTCGGCCGCCGTGAGGTGCGGGAACAGCGCGAACTCCTGGAAGACGACGCCGACGTCGCGCTCCTCGGGCGAACGGAACGAACCGTTCCCGGAGACGACGTCGCCGTCGATGCGTATCTCGCCCGTGTCGGGGCGCTCCAGCCCGGCGACGAGCCTGAGCGTCGTCGTCTTCCCGCAGCCCGAGGGGCCGAGCAGCGTGAGTATCTCGCCGTCTTCGACGGTCAACGAGAGCTCCTTGATGACCGTCTCCTCGCCGAAGCGTTTGGAGACGCCGTCGAGTTCCAGCACCGATTCTGTCGAGCGCGTCGTCCTGTCGGCCATCGTGTTATCGCTCATCGTGAATCACTATCGTCGGACGGTCGTCGTTCGAACCGTCGATGTTCGAGTCGTTTCTGCGGTGTTCGTTGTTCTCGACGTATGTCATTTGACATCGTACCCCTCCTGCGAGACGATGACGAGCATCGAGAGCCCCGAGACGGCGAGGAGGATGAGCGCCGGAATCGCGGCACGACCGAAGTAGCCCTGACTGTACGCCGACCAGACGCGCGTGACGAGCGTGTCGAACCCCGTCGGCGCGAGAAACAGCGTCGCCGGCAGTTCCTTCATCGTCGTGAGGAAGACGAGCGCCATCCCGCCGAACAGCCCCGGCGCGACGAGCGGCAGCGTGACGCTCCGGAACGCCCCGCTCGGGGTGCGCCCGAGCGTCCGCGCCGCCTCCGGTA from Haloprofundus halobius includes:
- a CDS encoding glycosyltransferase family 39 protein — its product is MSDSDESSLRRRGFAVGVLGLSLLAAVVVGWLVTDLFAYYSVNDDEAVYLTQAAMLLEGHLFLRPGALAEVVRPWFFVVDDGGETLRMYGKYSPAVPAVFALSRALTGGYAAALVVVAAGSVALVAVLGRMAFDERVGLLAGAFVLASPLFLFTSSVYLAYAPTTFLNLCFAVAYVRAVREESSRWALVAGVAVGAAFFARQFTAVLFAAPFIVHSLAVLLRAFGTDRLRGTLVRTAAVAVPGLAFVALTLGYNAVTTGDPLLFPYEVFAPRDGLGFGEREILGYVVDYTPELAATVTVEALTMLFTGWVAAGSVGTLLAAVGVGVTAVRWRRAGAPAAPGPADRSSHGVRALLLGVGVSVAVGNAYFWGTHNGLANGLFELLGPYYHFDLLVPFGVFAAAGVVGVADAVYGALAERRNRRVARLAVVGLLLVSAPVVVAAEASVVADPYEENRLRTDTLATTYEPFERVEFDRALVFVPDPYGDWQNHPFQSLRNDPGFDGDAVYALDEGPDRDFETLDAVGNRTPYRFTYRGAWTGAVEPVDPELQRLELLRGDRVDAETTVGVPAGSTSVSVRVETERGYARYAVAAFDAGDGADDVPVEWTVTPDGARVTNLERAGGDTDGPSVPLPSNASEVDLVVTFGGPAGESVTYRQELTVDREGGEIRALWPPETRVCRLQTECGREGTWVGPDGDYLDGVSVATNATAVG
- a CDS encoding ABC transporter ATP-binding protein, encoding MSDNTMADRTTRSTESVLELDGVSKRFGEETVIKELSLTVEDGEILTLLGPSGCGKTTTLRLVAGLERPDTGEIRIDGDVVSGNGSFRSPEERDVGVVFQEFALFPHLTAAENVAFGLKEWDESDREARVDELLALVDLDAQRDSYPDELSGGQQQRVALARSLAPEPDVLLLDEPFSNLDVDLRVRMREEVRRILKEAGVTAVSVTHDQEEAMSISDRVAVVNAGRIEQIGRPEQVFQHPESRFVAGFLGHASFLAGTVGRDAVSTAIGDVSRERIHGLAPEYEGSAIELLVRPDDLEATPDSDGHGVVASRRYLGPTALYEIELDSGETVSCMHNHDVHLDRGERVSLSLVASHDLSWFPEGADTVVDR